The genome window TGGATTTATGTCCTCAAGAGAACTTCCTGTTTTATGGGCTATTGGAAAAGGTTCTCTTTTAAATAAACTAATCATTTTACCTATTGCCTTTCTGCTGAGCGGATTTTTCCCATTGGGAGTACTAATCGTTTTGGTACTTGGAGGACTTTATCTGGCATATGAAGGTGCCGAAAAAATATACGAATATCTGTTTCACCGCGGACACGCCGTTACTGAAACTGTAATCAAAGAATACACCGAAGAAGAAATCCTTGCTCTTGAAAAAGACAAAATAAAATCAGCAATAGTGACTGATTTCATTTTATCGGTAGAAATTGTAATTATTGCGCTGGGAACAGTCATGGAAAAACCGTTGTTTTCCCAGATTGTTGTAGTTTCAATAATTGCAATGCTGGCAACAGTTGGAGTTTATGGCATTGTAGCCATGATTGTCCGAATGGACGAACTGGGCTATAAAATGATTAAGCAAAGTAAAAACGACCGCAGTTTACTAAAAATCATAGGAAACATATTAGTACAGGCTTTGCCAAAAGTCATCAAAAGTCTGGCCGTGATTGGCACAATCGCTTTACTTCTTGTAGCAGGCGGCATATTTGTGCACAACATTGAATTTTTACATCATTTATTTCCGCAGTTACCATCTGTCATAAAAGAATTTTGTGTGGCACTTATAATTGGTTTCCTTAGCGTAGGTATAGTAAACGTTTTCAAAAAAATAACTGGAAAGAAATAAATGTAAAATGAGCTGTTTTTATAAAATCCAAATGACTTTGTCACCACTTTTTACAAATACTAAAAAATAAAAATGAAATTTAAAGGCGTTATTTTTGACTTAGACGGCACATTGGTCAATTCTCTGGAGGACATTGCAGATGCTATGAATACGGTTCTTCAAGGGCTGAACTATCCAATGCACAGTTATGAAACATATCAATATTTCATTGGAAGCGGGCTTCGAAATCTGGTAAGCAGATCACTGCCGGAAACCAATAATGATGAAAAGCATATTGATCTCTGCTACCAGCTGATGATTGAAGAATACAGTCATAACTGCACCCGAAAAACAAAAGCATATGATGGAATTATCGAATTATTAGATCATTTGATTTCAAATAATATAAAACTAAGTGTCTTTTCGAATAAATCAGATGCGCTTACCAAGAAAATTACTGCCGATTTATTTCCTGGGTATTTTGACACTGTAGTCGGTTTAAGCGTTGAAGCATTAAAAAAGCCAAATCCTACTGAGGCCATTGCAATAAGCAAAAAAATGGGACTAGAGGCCGAAGAAATTATTTTTGCTGGAGATTCAGATATTGATATGCAGACTGCTGTCAATGCCAGCATGTCTGCAGTAGGCGTGACATGGGGATACCGTCTGGAGGAAGAATTAATCGCTGCAGGAGCTAAATACATAATAAACAGCCCCCTGGATTTGATTAAGATCATACAGCCAAACGATGAAACCATTTTAGCTCAAAATATGTGGTAATGATGACCAAGCTAAAGCCTCGGTAAAGAATCTGCTTAACGAAATTGGATGGAAAGACGAAACCCTCTTAGACTTAGACGACATAATGGAGCCAAAAAAGACTAAGGCTGCGGTCCTGCTATGGCTTCAAATTTGGTGAGATACTATAGGAACTTTTCAGACTTAAAGCAGTTAATTAAAACAACAATATTAAAACATAGAAATACTGCATTTTAACAAAATAAAATACAGTATTTTTTACCTCAAAAACTGCTGATGAAAATTAAATACTATCTACAACTTCCTTCAGCATTCGCAGACTTTTCATTTTATCCTGATGACTGTATATCGGACTGCTAATCATCAATTCGCTGATGCGGGAATACTCAATAAACTTTTTTAATTCTTTGGTTAATGTTTCCTTACTGCCAATAAAAGAACCAGCCGTCATTTGGTTAACATGAAAACGAGATTCTTCGCTCATATTATTCATAAGATCGCTCAGCGAAGCCACAGGAGGCTGTAATGGCTTTCGAGTGTTTTGAACTAAATTCTGAAACATTTGATATAAACTTGTAGACAGAATTTCAGCTTCTTCGTCCGTATCAGCTGCAATTGCGTTGACGCATGCCATCGTTTTCGCCTCTTCAAGATAGACCGACGGTTTAAAGTTTTCTCTGTAAAATTCAAAAGCCTGAATCATTTGCCGGGGTGCAAAATGTCCCGCAAACGCATAAGGCAGTCCATATGACGCCGCCAATGCTGCACTGTCCATACTTGAACCTAAAATCCAAATAGGGACATTTGTCCCTTCGGCAGGAAAAGCACGAACACTTGATACAGCATTCTCTACAGAAAAATAATCCTGCAGTGCCGAAACATTTTTAGGGAACCGTTGCGATTCCTCAAAAAAATCTTTTCGTATAGCTTGTGCTGTCAGTGAATCGGTGCCTGGAGCCCTTCCTAAACCAAGATCAATCCGGTCTGGATATAAAGTTGCTAATGTTCCAAATTGTTCAGCAATAATAAGCGGAGAATGATTAGGCAGCATTATCCCCCCCGATCCAACTCGTATATTTTGCGTCAGACTCGCCACATATCCTATCAAAACCACCGTAGCCGAACTCGCCACATGTGCCATATTGTGGTGCTCCGCCAGCCAAAACCGATTGTATCCCAAACCATCCGCCAGCTGTGCCAGCTCTTTGGTTTTGTGCATCGTTTCAGCAGCATTACTGCCTTCAGTGATTATGGCTAACTCTAATAAAGATATGGGAATTGGGGTTTTCATAGACATTTCATGTTTGCACAAATTTAGGCATTACCGCCAATGGTATTTTATCCAAGATGTTAATTGAATTATAATTTTTATTTTTCTTTCGCATGTTTTTTGGGAGCAGAAGTTAGTCACTTTCCTACAGCAGCAGTCCCGCTATACGTTACAAACAAAGTTCACTGAACTCCTATGAAAAAAAATTATATGATGAAGTAATCTTGGTTGCCGAACACCGGAAAAACAAAGATTTTAACTGCTATCGCGACTAGGCGAGATATTTTAATTTTTCAGTTGTAGTGATGATGTAATGTGATTATTAAAACTTTGTTTTTGAAATTAAATAGAATACATTTACTATAATTATAGCACAAAATATCTCATATATGATGTATTATCGCTATAATCCAGCGAGTATACATTTTATGGGTTACCTTTAAACAACTTCACATGAAAAAAATTGCAGTTTTATTTCTTATCGTTTTTTTAATAAGCTGCAGAAAAGAAAATCATAAAGGGAATCCAAAGTTTAAAGTCAAAGAAAATTTAATAGCTAAAAACACCGAAAAAGCTCCAAAGATAATTGGTGATTATATGTCAGACAATAGAGATTTTGCCTAGTCAGCTAAACAAAGTGGCACAAGATATTGGATAAGAGTTATTTTCCAAAAAGAATTTGCTGTTTATCAGTTTCATGGTCAATGCTTGTATTGGTTTTTCACAAATCACTATCACACTAAAGCTGACAAAATAGAACTACTTTGGTCTTATAAGGCCGATTTGCTTGATATGAAATACTTAAGACACTCAAATGGCATCAAAAAATATCCAAAGAATGGTGACAGTTTTTGTGAATATTACTTAATAAATGATTCAGTCATAAAAGTTAATTACAAGTTTCCTGAATGGATAAAGAAAATAAACGAAACTGAGAAAGATTCAATCTTTCCGAATTATTTATATCTTGAGAAGAAAGGTAACCCATAACAGCTACAACGGATTTGGGCAATTAGCTTAATGAAAAGTTGTGACTGTATTAGTCATACATTATACCTGAGCCGAACGAAAGAATTTATAATCAAAACTTATATTTAATGAAGAAGAAAACACTTTTATTATTAATCTCATCAGCACTCTTGTCATGTAGCAAAACAAGTCAAGTTGAAAAACAAATTGATCCTTTATCTGTAAATAAAGCAAAAACTGAATCAAAAGCTCAAAATTGGTACGATGATTTAATTGTTGATTATATTAAAAAATCAGATAATAAACTTATTAAATCCTCTTTAAAAAACAAAGAACGAATTGAATGGCTTTTAGATAGAACTGAAAAAACTGATTCTACAAATTATTATATTTTTAATATTGGTCAAGATGTATCAGAAGAAGATGGTACTGAACCAAGATTTACCTCTGATGGATGGATTTATATTGATAGTATATCAAAAAAAATATACGAATACGACTTACCTAATGATAGTTTAATCGTGTGGAAGAATAATTACAACCGCTAACAGATTTGCGCAGTCAGTTTAATGAAAAGTTGGTTTTGTATTTATGATAATTAAGAAAACTATATTAAACTCCTGTAATATCAGAACAAAAAATTAATGAGCGAAAAATTTAGAAAAGAAACAAAAACAATTATTATTTATTCATCTGTCAATGGTTTAACGAAAAGAATCTGTTACCATATAAAGGATATATTAATTCGGAATAATCATTTAACCGAAATCTTTTCGATTGATGATTTTAGCAAAAAAATAACAGACTTTGATAAAGTAATTATTGCTTCGAGCATAAGATATGGAAAGCATAACGATCAAATTGAAAATCTTATAAAAGAGAATTTTGAACTTTTAAATTCAAAAAAAACAGCATTCATTTCTGTAAATTTGGTTGCTCGGAAAGTTGAAAAAAGTAAAGCAGATACAAATCCATATGTAATTAAATTTCTAAATGCGATAGAATGGCGGCCTACAACTGTTGCGGTTTTTGCTGGAAAACTGGATTACAGTCTTTATAGTTTTAAAGATCGAATTATGATACAGTTAATAATGTTAATAACAAAAGGACCAGTTAATTCCAAAACAGTGATAGAATATACTGATTGGAATAAAGTAAATGAATTTAGTCAATACTTTGCTAAAATATAAAAACCGGCAATCAGTACTGCAACTGTTTTAAAAAAGAACTATTTTTGCAGTCTAATTTTTTTAACATGTCAAAGAAGAAATACAAAATAGCGGTTATTCAATTGAATCTAAACGATGTTGCCGAAAATAACCTTAAAAAATGTTTGAGCTGGGTGCGTGACGCAGCTAGTCAGGGAGCCGAGGTGATTTCGCTGCCAGAGTTATACAGCAGTCATTATTTTTGTCAAAGTGAAGATGTAGATAATTTTGCTTTGGCAGAGCCGTTGTACAGCACTTCATTTATTGCTTTTAGTGCTTTGGCAAAGGAGTTGGGTGTGGTAATCATTGTCCCTTTCTTCGAAAAAAGAATGGCAGGGATTTACCACAATAGCGCTTATATCATTAATACTGACGGAACAGAGGCTGGATTGTACCGCAAAATGCACATTCCAGACGATCCGCATTTCTACGAAAAATTCTATTTTACACCTGGCGATTTAGGCTTCAAAGCTTTTCCAACCGAAAAAGGAAAAATAGGAACTTTAATCTGCTGGGATCAATGGTATCCAGAAGCTGCGCGTTTGACCGCTTTACAAGGAGCCGATGTATTGTTTTATCCAACAGCAATTGGATGGCATCCTCTTGAAAAAGAACAATATGGTAAAAACCAGCACGGAGCATGGATGAATGTAATGAAAGGACATGCCGTTGCTAATGGTGTGTATGTAGCAGCTGCAAACCGAATTGGATTGGAACAATACATTGAAGGAACAGCAGGAATTCAGTTTTGGGGTTCTTCGTTTATTGCAGGACCGCAAGGAGAAATTTTGGCGCAGGCCTCACACGATAAAGAAGAAATCCTGATTGCCGAAGTGGATTTGGATTTACAGGAAAATGTGCGTCAGAACTGGCCTTTCTTTAGAGACAGAAGAATTGATGCCTTTGGAGATATTACAAAAAGAGCTATTGATTAGTAGTTTTTTTATAAAAAAAGCTGTTTCAAAAAGATTGAAACAGCTTTTTTATTTTAGTTATTTTAGAGAATTATTTTACTTTAAAACTAACTCTTCTTACGATTTGACGTGCTTCTTTAGAATTTTTATCAACAGAAGCGTCTTCTCCGTTAGCAATTACATTTAATCTAGAAGCATCAATTCCAGATTTTACTGCTATTTCTTTTACAGCTTCAGCTCTTTTTCTTGATAATTCAGTATTAAAGCTTGAAGACCCGATTTCATCAGCATATCCTATAACATCAACACTTTTAGATGGATTGCTTTGCAGATATTTAACTATAAAACCAACCCCTGATAAAGAAGTACTTGTTGGTTTACTTGAATTAGAATCAAAATAAACATTTACATATCCAGCATTAATCAGTTCTTCTATGTTATTATTTGATGGTACACTGTCTCCTTTTTTACCATACGTTTTATCTAAGTAGCTTTCTAATTCATCTGGAACACCATTCTGGTTATGATCTATAGATTGTCCTTTTGTATTAACAGCAACTCCTGCAATAGAATTTGGTTCCAGATCATATAAATCGGCTACGCCGTCTTTATCAGAATCCAAGAGACTTTTTTCTAATAAACTCAAGCGTTTTTCTAAATCATCAGAAATTGTTTTTTCAGGTATCCAATCAGCATGTTTTTCATTTTTACCCAAATAAAAAGTTAAACCAGCAGTTACATTTATTATAACACCACCTACTGCTTTTGCTGGTGCAGCACTCGTAGCATCAAAATTAGCATTCTGTTTTCCATGAAGAATTCCAGTTAAATCTGCAGTCAAAGCAATACGATTACTTAATAAAACTTGACCTGTTAAACCCAAAATTCCATTTAACATATAGTCATCAACATTATCGTTTTTTGATGTTAAGTAAGATCCTCCTAAACCAGAGTGAAATAACAGACCAAATGAATTGGTAAAAGTTTCAAAATTCAAAGCTCGGCCGAGATTAACAACTCCCTGAAAACTCGTTCTTAAATAAGTACTTGAAAATGATGGAGTATTATCTTGCTCACTAAATTTATCAAAACCAAAATCAAGTTTAATACCAAATTTAGGGTTTAACATATATCTTGCTCCTAAATCTCCATGTGCAAAATTAAAATCAGAACTAGTGTAACCTTTTGATAATGTAGTAATTGGCTTAGTTAAACCGCCATTTATTTCGACTGACCATTTGTTATAAGCAGTATTTTCAGCTGAAGATTGTACTGAAGCCGTACTCACATCCTGTGCGGTAGCTGCTAATGATAATAATAAAGTTAAAAAAGAAAATTTTTTTTTCATAATAAAAAAGTTTAATCAAAAATGATTAGATCCAAAATCTAAATACATTTTAAAATTGTTAGAAAATATTAATATTAGTTAAAAAAATTTGGGGCTTTTTTTAAATTAACTGAAATAGAAACTCTTAAGATTAGTTTATTTCATACATATAGTTTCATAATATAATGCGAAACTGAAATTATGATTTTGTTTTTTAATGTTTTTAAAATAAGAATTGAAGACTCTCTTTCAACAAGATATATTTGTTATTTAAATAATAATTACGCAGTGGGCATTTAATATAAAACTAAACAATAGCGCTGCAATTTTCCATAATGTTATATTTAAGTTAGTATTTAGATTACGTTTTCAAATATAATACAAATAAACGAGCAAATACAAATCTTAAAGCGATTTCATAAATCAATATCCTTCTTTTTAACATATTAACCTTAAAAAGCATTGAAAAACAAATAAAAACCATTGCTTTTATGCTTTTTTATCAAATAATTAAAAACCTGCTAAATTGATTTTTTTGATAAAAAAGTAATTATTTAGCGGTTAAAAACATTCATATAAACTATAATATGTTAATTAATTACCTAGACAATAAATAGCCGATTTTATAAATTTTAAAACTTGTTAAAGCCATTAAAAAACGAATGAGATTGTTTTTTTTTAGGTTTATAGCCAAAAAAATAATTTGAATAACAATTTTCCACAAAAAGACCATTTCAAATCATTTGAAACGATCTTTAGCTAGTTTTATTCAAAGGAATTTATTTCACCTGAAAAGTAATTCTTCTTACAATTTAGCGTGCTTCTTTAGAATTTTTATTCACAGATACATCCTCTCCGTTAGCAATTACACTCAGTCTGGAAATGACTTATTCAAAACATTTATGAGCCATTACAAATTATCAGATGCTGCTTGAGAAGAGAAATAAAAATTACGGTAAAGAAACCTTCAGCAGATCACGATTCCTTCTTTTATTAATCCTGCTGTTTATATATCTTTGCACACATTACAATCAGTATTTATATATGACAACAGTTACAAGAAGATTTCCGGCAGAGTGGGAAAAACAGCAAGGAATTTTATTGTGTTTTCCGCATAATGGCAAAGACTGGCCAGGAAAATATGAAGCCGTACAATGGGCATTTGTTGAATTCATTAAAAAAGCGGCAGCATATGAGCAAGTCTTTCTTGTAGTAGCTGATGAGAATCAAAAAAGTAAAGTAACCGAAATGCTGGAAACAGCTCATGTAAAAATGAGCAGCATATCTTTCATTATACACAAAACCAACCGCAGCTGGATGCGTGATTCTGGACCGATTATTGTAAAAAACGGTACTGAAAGAGAAGCATTGAACTTCAATTTTAATGGCTGGGCAAAATATAAAAACATCAATTTAGACAAGCATGTACCGACAAAAGTCGGAGATTTTTTAAACATTCCAGTTACTCAGGTGATGTACAAAGGCAAACCTGTTATTGTCGAAGGCGGTGCAATTGATGTAAATGGGCGTGGTACATTATTGACTTCTGAAGAGTGTTTAATGCATCCTTCTATTCAGGTTCGAAACGAAAATTTCACAAAGGAAGATTACGAAGCTGTTTTCAAAGAATATTTAGGGATAACAAATGTAATTTGGCTGGGCGATGGAATTGAAGGGGATGATACCCACGGACATATCGATGATTTATGCCGATTTGTTAATGAAGACACAATCGTAACAATTGTTGAGTTAGACCCGAACGACAATAACTATAAACCTTTGCAGGATAATTTAAAACGATTACAAAATGCTAAACTGGAAAACGGAAAAGCACCGGTTATTATTTCATTGCCAATGCCAAAACGCATTGATTTTGAAGGATTACGTTTACCTGCAAGTTATGCTAATTTTTTAATTTTGAACAACTGTGTTTTGGTTCCGACATTTAATGACAGTAATGACCGCACTGCCTTAAACATTTTGGCAGAATGTTTTCCAGACCGTGAAATCATAGGAATCAGCGCAACTGATTTTATTTGGGGATTCGGAACGTTACACTGCTTAAGCCAGCAGATTCCAGAATAAATTCAAAACACTATAAAAAATCTGCCATAGTAACAACTTACTTTTGGCAGATTTTTTATTTAAACCAGCAATAATTATTAAACAGAGAAATATTTACTTTAAATCTCTATTCGCCATTACCTGAACATTAGTCTATTTTCTTAATTTAAATCGGGCTGGTAAATTTTCACACTGCCATCGCCTTCACTGCTTACCACTAACAAGCTTCTTTTTGTCGGACTTTTAGAGGCAGGAATATACAATACTCCTTCTGGAGCATCACCTGTTTTTAACGTTTGCAAATGTTTTGGAGCTGCAGGATTACTCACATCATATATCATTAATGCATCGGCTCTTTCTAATCCCACAAACAAAATCTGCTTATCTCCCATTTTGGGTGTATAAACAGCTTCTGGTTCAACTCCTTTCCTTTATCATCACTTCATGCATCATCATACACCCAAAACTCATACGCTTTTTTATCCAATTCGTTTTTAATTTTTTCAAAAATAATTTCCCAAAATGCATCAGCTATTAAGTAAATATTACGAAATCTTTAATACACTAAAATCTCTTTTTTGCAATATAAAAAGCCAAGTAATTCAAAACAAACAACATATCTTAACTTAATAATGACGAATCGGTAACGCTAAGAAAATATCCCTAAAACATTGTAATGGTAATTTTGAAAAGAAAAACTAAAAACATCAAAAAAACTATAACAATTAGTGTTATGAAAGCAAAACTACTAGTAATCACCATCATCTTATTTTCAGTTACTTCACTGAGTGCCCAACAAACAAAAGGAATTACCGGTCATAACAATTGGATGGACAATTGGACAAATTTCAAGCCTGCGACTACCATTTATAAAGAAGCTAATCAGATTTTAACTGGCACTATAGACAAAGATCTAAAATTAACCAAAAACAATACATACAAACTAATTGGAACTGTTTATGTGACTAATAAAGCTGTTTTAACAATAGAACCCGGAACCGTCATTCGAGGAGACAAAGAATCCTGCGGTACGCTTATAATTACCAAAGGATGCAAACTCATTGCAGAAGGCACTGCTGCTGAACCTATTGTTTTCACATCAAACAATTCAAATTTAATGAGAAAGCCAGGTGATTGGGGAGGCAT of Flavobacterium marginilacus contains these proteins:
- a CDS encoding OmpA family protein; amino-acid sequence: MKKKFSFLTLLLSLAATAQDVSTASVQSSAENTAYNKWSVEINGGLTKPITTLSKGYTSSDFNFAHGDLGARYMLNPKFGIKLDFGFDKFSEQDNTPSFSSTYLRTSFQGVVNLGRALNFETFTNSFGLLFHSGLGGSYLTSKNDNVDDYMLNGILGLTGQVLLSNRIALTADLTGILHGKQNANFDATSAAPAKAVGGVIINVTAGLTFYLGKNEKHADWIPEKTISDDLEKRLSLLEKSLLDSDKDGVADLYDLEPNSIAGVAVNTKGQSIDHNQNGVPDELESYLDKTYGKKGDSVPSNNNIEELINAGYVNVYFDSNSSKPTSTSLSGVGFIVKYLQSNPSKSVDVIGYADEIGSSSFNTELSRKRAEAVKEIAVKSGIDASRLNVIANGEDASVDKNSKEARQIVRRVSFKVK
- a CDS encoding agmatine deiminase family protein, translated to MTTVTRRFPAEWEKQQGILLCFPHNGKDWPGKYEAVQWAFVEFIKKAAAYEQVFLVVADENQKSKVTEMLETAHVKMSSISFIIHKTNRSWMRDSGPIIVKNGTEREALNFNFNGWAKYKNINLDKHVPTKVGDFLNIPVTQVMYKGKPVIVEGGAIDVNGRGTLLTSEECLMHPSIQVRNENFTKEDYEAVFKEYLGITNVIWLGDGIEGDDTHGHIDDLCRFVNEDTIVTIVELDPNDNNYKPLQDNLKRLQNAKLENGKAPVIISLPMPKRIDFEGLRLPASYANFLILNNCVLVPTFNDSNDRTALNILAECFPDREIIGISATDFIWGFGTLHCLSQQIPE
- a CDS encoding HAD family hydrolase, which gives rise to MKFKGVIFDLDGTLVNSLEDIADAMNTVLQGLNYPMHSYETYQYFIGSGLRNLVSRSLPETNNDEKHIDLCYQLMIEEYSHNCTRKTKAYDGIIELLDHLISNNIKLSVFSNKSDALTKKITADLFPGYFDTVVGLSVEALKKPNPTEAIAISKKMGLEAEEIIFAGDSDIDMQTAVNASMSAVGVTWGYRLEEELIAAGAKYIINSPLDLIKIIQPNDETILAQNMW
- a CDS encoding LLM class flavin-dependent oxidoreductase, which translates into the protein MKTPIPISLLELAIITEGSNAAETMHKTKELAQLADGLGYNRFWLAEHHNMAHVASSATVVLIGYVASLTQNIRVGSGGIMLPNHSPLIIAEQFGTLATLYPDRIDLGLGRAPGTDSLTAQAIRKDFFEESQRFPKNVSALQDYFSVENAVSSVRAFPAEGTNVPIWILGSSMDSAALAASYGLPYAFAGHFAPRQMIQAFEFYRENFKPSVYLEEAKTMACVNAIAADTDEEAEILSTSLYQMFQNLVQNTRKPLQPPVASLSDLMNNMSEESRFHVNQMTAGSFIGSKETLTKELKKFIEYSRISELMISSPIYSHQDKMKSLRMLKEVVDSI
- the hemG gene encoding menaquinone-dependent protoporphyrinogen IX dehydrogenase, with protein sequence MSEKFRKETKTIIIYSSVNGLTKRICYHIKDILIRNNHLTEIFSIDDFSKKITDFDKVIIASSIRYGKHNDQIENLIKENFELLNSKKTAFISVNLVARKVEKSKADTNPYVIKFLNAIEWRPTTVAVFAGKLDYSLYSFKDRIMIQLIMLITKGPVNSKTVIEYTDWNKVNEFSQYFAKI
- a CDS encoding carbon-nitrogen hydrolase; this translates as MSKKKYKIAVIQLNLNDVAENNLKKCLSWVRDAASQGAEVISLPELYSSHYFCQSEDVDNFALAEPLYSTSFIAFSALAKELGVVIIVPFFEKRMAGIYHNSAYIINTDGTEAGLYRKMHIPDDPHFYEKFYFTPGDLGFKAFPTEKGKIGTLICWDQWYPEAARLTALQGADVLFYPTAIGWHPLEKEQYGKNQHGAWMNVMKGHAVANGVYVAAANRIGLEQYIEGTAGIQFWGSSFIAGPQGEILAQASHDKEEILIAEVDLDLQENVRQNWPFFRDRRIDAFGDITKRAID
- a CDS encoding DUF808 domain-containing protein, whose product is MASGFFVLLDDIAAIMDDVAIMSKVAAKKTAGILGDDLAVNAEKASGFMSSRELPVLWAIGKGSLLNKLIILPIAFLLSGFFPLGVLIVLVLGGLYLAYEGAEKIYEYLFHRGHAVTETVIKEYTEEEILALEKDKIKSAIVTDFILSVEIVIIALGTVMEKPLFSQIVVVSIIAMLATVGVYGIVAMIVRMDELGYKMIKQSKNDRSLLKIIGNILVQALPKVIKSLAVIGTIALLLVAGGIFVHNIEFLHHLFPQLPSVIKEFCVALIIGFLSVGIVNVFKKITGKK